A part of Paenibacillus sp. IHBB 10380 genomic DNA contains:
- a CDS encoding HAMP domain-containing sensor histidine kinase, which translates to MAKMLRSFRSKMIMLLGLSMVISATITFMIYKVLQLYYSTLKFENPLTPIRYFIRKIGDVNSFLIIFIPLAILFFFLLTKRYATYFSEISNGIHHLANGDFKSRVHISSNDEFGDVAKDINLASEKLQEAVERGDFAENSKDQLVLNLAHDLRTPLTSVLGYLDYILKDDHLTSEQVRHYTSIAFAKSQRLEKLIDELFEITRMNYGMLTIEKRQIDLTELLIQLNEELYPSFEKSHLVARLNVTPHLMIYGDGDLLARVFENLLTNAIRYGNDGQFVDINGYLDADDVVVQVVNYGDRIPPEELPHLFDMFYTGDQARTHRVGSTGLGLFITKNIVVQHNGTVSVQSSLIRTLFEVRLPRTDEISMKVKDVKGDQQVIRVETI; encoded by the coding sequence ATGGCTAAAATGCTACGAAGTTTTCGTTCTAAAATGATTATGTTATTGGGTCTAAGCATGGTTATATCCGCTACCATTACCTTTATGATCTATAAAGTTCTCCAGTTGTATTATAGTACTCTTAAGTTTGAGAATCCATTGACTCCTATTCGTTATTTCATAAGGAAGATAGGGGATGTTAACTCATTTTTGATTATTTTTATCCCGCTTGCGATTTTGTTTTTCTTTCTTTTGACGAAGCGTTATGCCACTTATTTCAGTGAGATTTCCAATGGAATTCATCATCTCGCCAATGGCGACTTTAAAAGTAGAGTTCATATTTCATCCAATGATGAATTCGGGGATGTTGCCAAGGACATAAATCTGGCTAGTGAAAAATTGCAAGAGGCTGTAGAAAGAGGAGATTTTGCAGAAAACAGTAAGGATCAATTAGTCTTGAATTTGGCTCATGATCTGCGTACGCCGCTGACTTCTGTTTTAGGTTATTTAGATTACATTCTTAAGGACGATCATCTAACTTCAGAACAAGTCAGACATTATACAAGTATTGCCTTTGCCAAGTCTCAACGTTTAGAGAAACTTATTGACGAACTATTCGAAATAACTAGAATGAACTACGGCATGCTTACCATTGAAAAAAGACAAATCGATCTGACTGAACTGCTTATACAATTAAACGAAGAATTATATCCTAGCTTTGAGAAAAGCCATTTAGTAGCTAGATTGAATGTGACTCCGCATTTAATGATTTATGGTGACGGAGACCTGTTGGCACGTGTATTTGAGAATCTATTGACCAATGCCATTCGTTATGGAAATGATGGTCAGTTTGTAGATATTAACGGCTATCTTGATGCAGACGATGTGGTGGTTCAAGTGGTCAATTATGGAGATCGTATTCCCCCAGAAGAGTTGCCGCATCTTTTTGATATGTTCTATACCGGTGACCAAGCACGAACTCATCGAGTGGGGAGTACAGGTCTCGGCTTGTTCATTACGAAGAATATCGTGGTGCAGCATAATGGAACTGTTTCTGTCCAAAGTAGTCTGATTCGTACGCTCTTTGAAGTGCGTTTACCACGTACCGATGAAATATCGATGAAAGTTAAAGATGTTAAAGGCGATCAGCAAGTAATAAGAGTTGAAACAATATAG
- a CDS encoding DUF896 domain-containing protein, whose product MITNLSRINELAKKQREEGLTDSERVEQQVLREDYLREIRGQVLNTISGLTVLDPLGNDVTPDKVRIVQDKASR is encoded by the coding sequence ATGATTACAAACTTAAGTCGTATTAATGAATTAGCAAAAAAGCAACGTGAAGAAGGTTTAACCGATAGTGAACGGGTTGAGCAACAAGTATTACGTGAAGATTACTTGCGTGAAATTAGGGGACAAGTTCTTAATACGATTTCAGGATTGACTGTGCTCGATCCGCTTGGAAATGATGTTACACCAGATAAAGTTCGTATAGTGCAAGATAAGGCATCGAGATAA
- a CDS encoding HAMP domain-containing sensor histidine kinase — protein sequence MKFRHSLLARFLTIIMVAFLFLPLILPVTALLFYLPTEIISKNKVDQYIYANGDEIEKIWKGEAEKLKGASRETINEQLQTLHQRYPKSGIFWVNAAGTTEQMIPKNELIPNQWTSGYSIQFMKKSVSSDPFTVVSLIGESQDEGFMVIQIPRSLMKSDGEPNNNWVVLVFIFIIFLFFIFATGLLFYKIRKRLVNLREAMTEVDETGIPRTIIVHKKDEIGQLERAFNHMIDELNMSRQREQEGEQLRKQLITNLSHDLRTPLTTIRGHAYSLHKEILSTKAKESIQIIEAKVDYLGQLIENLLSYTLLSAGKYPLGMRKTDIVRIVRASLASWYPLFEKDGFEVKVCLADKDVYWCIDSEWFNRILDNLFQNVVRHARKGQYIAVSMEEHEGRVMLIIEDKGPGMKAKSSEKGAGIGLSIVSIMIKEMGLEWDIISSEEGTRVQVYPKNLEI from the coding sequence ATGAAATTTCGCCATTCTCTGCTAGCTAGGTTCCTTACTATTATCATGGTTGCATTTCTATTTTTACCCTTAATACTTCCGGTTACTGCGCTGCTCTTTTATTTACCAACAGAAATTATATCTAAGAATAAAGTGGATCAGTATATTTATGCAAATGGCGATGAGATAGAGAAAATATGGAAAGGTGAAGCGGAAAAACTAAAGGGCGCATCCCGAGAGACGATAAACGAGCAGTTGCAAACATTACATCAGCGGTATCCAAAATCAGGGATATTCTGGGTTAATGCAGCAGGTACAACGGAGCAGATGATTCCTAAGAATGAGTTAATTCCGAATCAATGGACTTCAGGCTATAGCATTCAATTTATGAAGAAAAGTGTAAGTTCAGATCCCTTTACCGTTGTATCTCTCATCGGAGAGTCACAGGACGAAGGCTTCATGGTTATTCAAATTCCACGTTCACTGATGAAGAGTGATGGTGAACCCAACAATAATTGGGTTGTTTTAGTATTCATTTTTATTATATTTCTTTTTTTCATATTTGCGACGGGACTGCTGTTCTACAAAATACGCAAACGGCTTGTGAATCTTCGAGAAGCCATGACAGAAGTCGATGAGACAGGGATTCCACGTACGATTATTGTACACAAGAAGGATGAGATAGGACAATTGGAACGTGCATTCAATCATATGATCGATGAATTGAATATGAGTAGACAGAGAGAGCAGGAGGGGGAGCAACTACGTAAGCAGCTCATTACAAATTTGTCGCATGATTTGCGTACACCGTTAACAACTATTCGGGGTCATGCCTATTCTCTACACAAGGAGATTTTAAGTACGAAGGCCAAAGAATCCATTCAAATCATTGAAGCGAAGGTTGATTATTTAGGTCAGCTTATTGAGAATTTACTGTCCTATACACTTTTATCCGCAGGGAAATATCCACTTGGGATGAGAAAAACAGATATCGTAAGAATAGTTCGCGCATCCCTTGCGTCCTGGTACCCCCTGTTTGAAAAGGATGGATTTGAAGTGAAGGTATGTTTAGCCGACAAAGACGTTTACTGGTGTATTGACTCTGAGTGGTTCAACCGGATTTTGGACAACTTGTTTCAGAATGTCGTGAGACACGCACGAAAAGGTCAATACATTGCTGTATCTATGGAGGAACATGAGGGAAGAGTTATGCTTATCATTGAAGACAAAGGACCTGGTATGAAAGCTAAATCCAGTGAGAAGGGAGCTGGAATTGGTCTATCCATCGTCTCCATTATGATCAAAGAGATGGGGCTGGAATGGGATATTATCAGTTCTGAAGAGGGGACACGGGTGCAGGTATATCCGAAAAATCTAGAAATTTAA
- a CDS encoding thioesterase II family protein, which yields MTNVNLFCFPYAGGSAMFYKKWPQVRGEITVYPVELAGRGSRASDPNYQTLSQAVDEACNYVELHNAGGPYALFGHSMGGLLAYETACRLVAAGYRGAEHLFLSSTRCPHEQKRSEPTSHLSDDAFIQKIMDYRGTPDEVFKNKELKEYVLPILRSDFSIIENHRYEMKQPIDCPLTILYSTNDTVNREDVEPWADKTIQDCEFVVYPGTHFYILNYMDEVYSKIVLKLANAGRLMQY from the coding sequence ATGACGAATGTGAATTTATTTTGTTTTCCATATGCGGGCGGTTCCGCAATGTTTTATAAGAAATGGCCGCAGGTGCGCGGAGAGATTACGGTATATCCAGTTGAACTTGCAGGAAGAGGGAGCAGGGCAAGTGACCCGAACTACCAGACGTTATCTCAAGCTGTCGACGAAGCATGTAATTATGTGGAATTGCACAATGCAGGTGGCCCGTACGCGTTGTTCGGACATAGCATGGGAGGGCTACTTGCTTATGAAACAGCGTGCCGTCTCGTTGCGGCAGGGTATAGGGGAGCGGAGCACCTATTTCTTTCATCAACCCGTTGTCCGCATGAGCAAAAGCGCAGTGAACCGACTTCACATCTTTCCGACGATGCCTTTATCCAGAAAATAATGGATTATCGCGGAACTCCAGATGAAGTGTTCAAAAATAAAGAGCTAAAGGAGTACGTACTGCCTATCCTGCGGTCGGATTTTTCGATAATCGAGAATCACCGTTATGAAATGAAACAACCAATTGATTGTCCCTTAACGATCCTATACAGTACGAATGATACGGTAAACCGGGAGGATGTGGAGCCGTGGGCGGACAAAACGATACAGGACTGCGAATTTGTGGTATATCCCGGCACACATTTTTACATCCTGAATTATATGGATGAGGTATATAGCAAGATCGTACTAAAGCTGGCGAACGCAGGTCGGCTCATGCAGTATTAA
- a CDS encoding ABC transporter permease: MRISDISRLAWDQVKRRKVVTGLCMAGISIGCAAIIVALSIGESAQSYTEREVNRNFKMDEISVTPNVGIPSQGGGGKAGASQTSDKLDPGKLTRQKVELINGIKHVTAAAPFQELGYIQMYTMDNKVSDVQIIGTDLRLLMKYDNTFKQGGPSDLSGMVVLNYGATVGLVDAETRKNFFEQLESDPYNAEIMENYDRLSNLPSEMYQQQIQLQSQSNDITSQLTQTNISSPFRVVGILDKTGNPDMALYDKKVYMSLESAERLVEELHLNNGTVGQEGVYNSVIVKVDSIDNIVQVEQMIKKLMLSTSTNLYQKEEIAKQFNMVKKAALGVGVFILIIASISIIVAMTMSTHQRRRQIGIMKVLGANMRQIRNMFITEAALLGMLGGILGVLFSYLIVLGINKLIGTDPGMGEPLIIDIPLMTIPVGIAFAIMTGVLSGIYPAISASRTNALSAIKRD, from the coding sequence TTGAGAATTAGTGATATCTCACGTTTGGCCTGGGATCAGGTCAAGCGGCGTAAGGTTGTCACGGGTCTCTGTATGGCTGGGATATCCATTGGCTGCGCCGCAATTATCGTTGCGCTAAGTATTGGTGAGTCCGCGCAGAGCTATACGGAGAGAGAAGTGAACCGGAATTTCAAGATGGACGAAATTTCAGTTACGCCGAATGTCGGTATCCCTTCACAAGGGGGCGGCGGTAAAGCGGGAGCTTCACAGACCAGTGATAAGCTCGATCCCGGAAAGCTGACCCGCCAGAAGGTAGAGTTGATAAATGGGATCAAGCATGTCACCGCAGCTGCACCTTTTCAAGAGCTTGGTTATATCCAGATGTATACTATGGATAATAAAGTATCCGATGTACAGATTATCGGAACGGATCTACGTCTGCTGATGAAATATGATAATACCTTTAAGCAAGGTGGCCCTTCTGATCTAAGCGGAATGGTAGTCCTTAACTATGGAGCGACAGTGGGATTAGTTGATGCCGAGACTCGGAAAAATTTCTTTGAGCAATTAGAAAGTGATCCGTATAATGCTGAAATTATGGAAAATTACGACAGATTGAGCAATCTGCCTTCGGAGATGTATCAGCAACAGATTCAGCTGCAGTCCCAGTCGAATGACATTACCTCCCAATTGACCCAGACCAATATCAGCTCACCATTTCGTGTAGTAGGCATACTGGATAAAACGGGAAATCCTGATATGGCACTCTATGACAAAAAGGTATACATGTCACTGGAAAGTGCTGAGCGCCTGGTGGAGGAGTTACATCTGAATAATGGAACTGTCGGGCAAGAAGGAGTCTATAACTCTGTTATTGTGAAGGTGGATAGCATAGACAACATCGTACAGGTGGAGCAGATGATTAAGAAGTTGATGCTATCAACGAGTACAAATTTATATCAAAAAGAGGAGATAGCGAAGCAATTCAATATGGTCAAAAAGGCAGCACTGGGTGTAGGGGTATTCATTCTAATTATAGCTTCGATCTCCATTATCGTCGCCATGACCATGTCTACTCATCAGCGCCGCCGCCAGATCGGCATTATGAAGGTGCTAGGGGCTAATATGCGGCAAATCCGTAATATGTTTATTACAGAGGCTGCTTTGCTTGGCATGCTGGGCGGGATACTTGGTGTATTGTTTTCTTATCTCATTGTATTAGGCATCAATAAGCTCATTGGTACAGATCCGGGAATGGGGGAGCCTCTCATTATTGATATTCCTTTAATGACGATTCCAGTGGGGATTGCCTTTGCAATTATGACAGGCGTATTATCGGGGATTTATCCCGCAATTAGCGCATCTAGAACGAATGCGCTCTCGGCAATTAAACGGGATTAA
- a CDS encoding RrF2 family transcriptional regulator: protein MHMKTGVEQSVYAILLLNMLPDKAVLPGEAISQQLCASATYFQKLLRKLVSADLITSVPGVKGGFKLKKKPNEIRIYDIYLAIEGQQTLYSASGTLNDMLELNIEDQCCLLTDLMEEAENSWKSVLKRETVATFYDEIREERFKTEVESLQAWVKENMVL, encoded by the coding sequence ATGCATATGAAAACAGGTGTTGAACAATCGGTTTATGCTATTCTTTTATTGAATATGTTGCCAGACAAGGCGGTTTTGCCTGGAGAAGCGATCAGTCAACAATTATGTGCTTCAGCAACGTATTTCCAAAAATTATTAAGAAAGTTAGTTAGTGCCGACTTGATTACTTCTGTTCCAGGAGTAAAAGGTGGTTTTAAATTAAAGAAAAAACCTAATGAAATTCGGATATATGATATTTATCTTGCCATTGAAGGACAGCAGACACTTTACTCTGCCAGTGGTACTTTGAACGATATGCTTGAGCTAAATATAGAAGATCAATGTTGTTTATTAACTGATTTAATGGAAGAAGCTGAGAACTCTTGGAAATCTGTATTGAAGAGAGAAACCGTTGCAACTTTTTATGATGAAATTCGCGAAGAACGTTTTAAAACGGAGGTTGAATCTTTACAAGCATGGGTTAAAGAAAATATGGTCTTATAA
- a CDS encoding response regulator transcription factor — MKRITVLIADDEEEIADLIALHLKKEGYHIIKASDGQEAIHAVQTHSIDLAILDIMMPKLDGFEVTRQIREQYQMPIIFLSAKTSDLDKIAGLVRGADDYMTKPFNPMELVARVNAQLRRSMQLNQPEVDKPVLEEGGLVIHPDQRTVFLYGKVIELTPKEFDILYLLARYPKKVYSAENIFQQVWGEAYYESGNTVMVHIRTLRKKLGEDINKNKLIKTIWGVGYTFNG, encoded by the coding sequence ATGAAGCGTATCACTGTTTTGATAGCTGATGATGAGGAAGAAATTGCAGATCTAATTGCATTACATTTAAAAAAGGAGGGTTACCATATCATTAAAGCATCTGATGGGCAGGAAGCTATTCATGCTGTGCAGACGCATTCTATTGATTTGGCGATTTTAGATATTATGATGCCCAAACTGGATGGTTTTGAAGTAACCCGACAAATTCGAGAACAATATCAAATGCCTATTATTTTTTTGAGTGCCAAAACTTCCGACCTGGATAAAATCGCAGGACTGGTGAGGGGAGCGGATGATTATATGACCAAACCGTTCAACCCGATGGAATTGGTTGCTCGTGTGAATGCTCAGCTACGGCGTTCCATGCAGTTGAATCAACCAGAAGTAGACAAACCTGTTTTGGAGGAGGGTGGATTGGTTATTCATCCTGATCAACGCACCGTTTTCCTTTACGGTAAGGTCATCGAACTAACGCCGAAGGAGTTCGATATTTTGTATCTATTAGCTAGATATCCTAAGAAAGTCTATAGCGCGGAAAATATTTTCCAACAGGTGTGGGGGGAAGCCTACTATGAAAGTGGTAATACGGTCATGGTTCATATTCGTACGTTGCGAAAGAAACTTGGAGAGGATATAAATAAAAACAAACTTATCAAAACCATTTGGGGAGTGGGTTATACATTCAATGGCTAA
- a CDS encoding response regulator transcription factor, whose translation MNKNLLYIEDDLEIGGWVNDDLAGRGYDVCWLTSGEGAMEQMDTSDLVILDIMLPGLDGFSVGQRLKKDFPQTPILMLSARASIEDKLQGLQFADDYLTKPFHPEELAARVEVLLRRFEKVSVAMIELMHVRIYLNEKRIIDTRTEQEIILTGKQFQIFNYLLRHPNQILTKEQIFEAVWGEIYSEGDKTLMVHIRHLREKIESDPSNPEIIETIRGIGYRVKQ comes from the coding sequence ATGAATAAGAACCTATTATATATTGAGGATGATCTTGAAATTGGAGGTTGGGTGAACGATGATCTAGCTGGTCGTGGATATGACGTCTGTTGGCTGACTTCTGGTGAAGGTGCGATGGAGCAAATGGACACAAGCGACTTAGTCATACTAGATATTATGCTACCAGGACTTGATGGCTTTTCCGTGGGGCAGCGATTGAAAAAAGACTTTCCCCAAACACCGATTTTAATGCTATCAGCAAGAGCTTCGATAGAGGATAAGCTGCAAGGGCTTCAATTTGCTGATGACTATCTTACGAAGCCTTTCCATCCTGAGGAATTAGCCGCTAGGGTTGAGGTGTTACTACGACGTTTTGAGAAAGTCTCTGTTGCAATGATTGAACTTATGCATGTTCGTATTTATCTTAATGAGAAAAGAATCATCGATACACGGACAGAGCAGGAAATTATTTTAACAGGCAAACAATTTCAAATTTTCAATTACTTATTACGTCATCCGAATCAAATACTAACGAAGGAACAAATTTTCGAGGCGGTGTGGGGAGAAATATATTCGGAAGGTGACAAAACATTAATGGTACATATACGTCATCTTCGTGAAAAAATAGAGAGTGATCCTAGTAATCCTGAGATTATTGAGACCATTCGTGGAATTGGATATAGGGTGAAACAATGA
- a CDS encoding LLM class flavin-dependent oxidoreductase, which translates to MKKLNQISYSILDLAAIRKDGSPTESFKNTLSLAQHAEEWGYNRYWLAEHHSMPGIASSATSVVIGYVAGGTKKIRVGSGGIMLPNHAPLVIAEQFGTLEAMYPGRIDLGLGRAPGSDQYTAMALRRDHGSNGQEFPEQLEQLMSYLDEGSKHNRVRAIPGEGQEIPIWLLGSSGFSAALAAKLGLPFSFASHFSADNTLPALAQYRDHFQPSEVLDKPYAMVGVNVYAADTTKAAQFLATSHQQQFLSLIRNKPEQLAPPVDSMEGIWTPHEKALLMNQMKSSIIGNPDEVKAQLQAFLDETQADEMIINSMIYDQKARLRSYEIVTDVTGMKA; encoded by the coding sequence ATGAAAAAACTGAATCAAATCTCTTATTCTATATTGGATTTGGCAGCAATTAGAAAGGACGGCTCGCCTACCGAGTCATTTAAAAACACACTGAGTTTAGCACAGCATGCGGAAGAATGGGGCTATAATCGCTATTGGCTTGCTGAACATCATAGTATGCCTGGGATCGCTAGCTCAGCAACTTCAGTCGTGATAGGTTATGTGGCCGGGGGTACCAAAAAAATCCGCGTTGGTTCCGGTGGAATTATGCTCCCTAATCATGCTCCACTCGTTATTGCAGAACAATTCGGTACACTTGAAGCCATGTATCCGGGACGTATCGATCTGGGATTAGGTCGAGCACCTGGAAGTGATCAATATACGGCAATGGCTCTTCGTCGTGATCATGGAAGTAATGGACAAGAGTTTCCGGAACAGTTAGAGCAGTTAATGAGTTATTTAGATGAGGGCTCCAAACACAATCGTGTAAGAGCTATTCCTGGAGAAGGACAAGAGATTCCTATTTGGCTTTTGGGATCCAGTGGTTTTAGTGCTGCTTTAGCTGCTAAATTAGGCTTACCTTTTTCTTTTGCGAGCCATTTCTCAGCAGATAATACATTACCAGCTCTTGCACAATACCGTGACCACTTTCAACCGTCAGAAGTATTGGATAAGCCTTATGCTATGGTAGGCGTAAATGTCTATGCAGCAGATACAACAAAGGCAGCGCAATTTCTTGCAACCTCACATCAACAGCAGTTTTTAAGCTTAATTCGTAACAAGCCGGAACAACTAGCTCCACCCGTAGATTCCATGGAAGGCATTTGGACACCACACGAAAAAGCACTTCTCATGAACCAGATGAAATCGTCGATTATTGGGAACCCAGATGAAGTGAAAGCACAGCTTCAAGCATTTCTGGATGAGACTCAAGCCGATGAAATGATTATTAATTCGATGATCTATGATCAAAAAGCTCGTCTCCGTTCCTATGAAATTGTAACTGATGTCACGGGAATGAAAGCATAA
- a CDS encoding ABC transporter ATP-binding protein, translating to MLRVEHVTHSFKNGSESTPVLHDINFAVKQGEMVALLGSSGSGKSTLLNLMAGLMKPTEGHIYIADQDIVKMSENKISEFRRKSIGFIFQAYELITSLTVRENVELPLVFQSVSPSIRKQKAISLLESVGLPDKGDLFPSQLSGGQQQRVSIARSLITEPSVIFADEPTGNLDSTTEQEIIGILLQLNKTMNTTFIIVTHEIEVAEQMQRIVSLRNGYLITEKGVSTESEPEGGDKH from the coding sequence ATGTTGCGAGTCGAACATGTAACACATTCTTTTAAGAACGGTAGTGAATCAACACCGGTGCTTCACGATATTAACTTTGCAGTGAAGCAGGGGGAGATGGTCGCTCTGCTGGGCAGTTCCGGCTCCGGCAAGTCAACACTGCTGAATCTGATGGCAGGCTTAATGAAGCCAACAGAAGGGCATATTTACATTGCTGATCAAGATATCGTTAAGATGAGTGAGAACAAGATTTCTGAATTTCGGAGAAAAAGTATTGGGTTTATCTTTCAAGCCTATGAGCTGATCACCAGTCTGACTGTCCGTGAAAATGTGGAGCTTCCGCTGGTGTTCCAATCCGTGTCTCCGTCAATCCGCAAGCAAAAAGCTATATCTTTGCTAGAGAGCGTCGGCCTTCCGGACAAGGGTGATTTATTCCCTTCCCAGCTGTCGGGTGGACAGCAGCAGCGTGTTAGTATTGCACGTTCCCTGATCACAGAACCGTCCGTCATCTTTGCAGATGAACCGACAGGTAATTTGGATTCGACAACAGAACAAGAAATCATTGGCATCTTACTTCAATTGAACAAGACCATGAACACCACTTTTATTATTGTGACACATGAAATTGAAGTAGCAGAACAAATGCAGCGTATTGTTTCGCTTCGGAACGGTTATTTGATAACAGAAAAGGGTGTATCCACAGAATCGGAACCCGAAGGGGGTGACAAGCATTGA
- the hslO gene encoding Hsp33 family molecular chaperone HslO: MKDYLVKALAYQDQVRAYAVTTTETIGEAQRRHNTWPTASVALGRSMTVSVMLGAMLKGEEKLSTKIDGGGPIGTIIVDANAKGEVRGYVKHPQIHVDPNDLGELDVAKAVGTNGMLSVSKDIGLQQSFIGHVPLVSGELGEDFTSYIVHSEQIPSSVGVDVLVNSDNTIQSAGGFIVQLMPGSNVEIISFIEDRLKVIPNISSMLRQGMTPEQILDQVLGDGNVRVLEKMPIQFQCQCSKEKLSNAIVSLGSDEIQDMIHTDGQAEAQCHFCNEGYFFTKEDLEILLEAAIQ; this comes from the coding sequence ATGAAAGACTACTTAGTAAAAGCACTAGCTTATCAAGATCAAGTTCGTGCTTATGCAGTCACAACAACGGAAACCATAGGTGAAGCTCAACGTCGCCATAATACATGGCCAACGGCTTCTGTAGCATTAGGACGTTCTATGACGGTTAGTGTCATGCTTGGTGCGATGCTTAAAGGTGAGGAAAAACTATCGACAAAAATTGATGGTGGCGGTCCAATTGGGACGATTATCGTTGATGCGAATGCCAAAGGGGAGGTTAGAGGATATGTCAAACATCCTCAGATTCATGTTGATCCAAATGATCTTGGTGAATTAGATGTTGCAAAAGCGGTTGGAACGAATGGAATGCTGTCAGTTTCAAAAGATATTGGATTACAACAATCTTTTATCGGACATGTTCCTCTCGTATCGGGGGAGCTGGGAGAAGATTTTACTTCATATATTGTTCATTCTGAACAAATTCCTTCTTCTGTCGGCGTGGACGTCCTTGTCAATTCAGACAATACCATTCAGTCAGCTGGGGGCTTTATCGTTCAGCTCATGCCGGGTAGTAACGTGGAGATTATAAGTTTCATTGAAGATCGGCTGAAGGTAATCCCTAACATTTCTTCAATGCTTCGGCAAGGGATGACGCCTGAACAGATCCTTGATCAAGTATTAGGGGATGGGAATGTAAGAGTGTTAGAGAAAATGCCTATTCAGTTCCAATGCCAATGTTCCAAAGAAAAATTATCTAATGCCATTGTAAGTTTAGGAAGTGACGAGATTCAGGACATGATCCATACCGATGGACAGGCTGAGGCACAATGCCACTTTTGCAATGAAGGCTACTTTTTCACGAAAGAAGATCTAGAAATATTATTGGAAGCAGCTATTCAATAA
- a CDS encoding LysR family transcriptional regulator: MNLHALKIFYTIALTGSVTQAAARLNISQPAITAQIKKFEKELNVVLFEPKGRGVALTLIGQKLIEPVGRLFTLENRIESMIEDYRIHGSGKLHVAGTYLATSFLIPKWAARFKSNYAETEVTITTANSQEVLDKLMNYVVDIAICGGEPEFYPEEVEREELYKDEVWFVVAPDHKFANRHITFSQMVTEPFIMREEGSATRERLFALCRTNRVQSPRVALQFSGLNETIHAVASGYGASFISSLAASEFIRRGELARVYVDKLFAMNTISLCTRKNEKYEPCVKAFISIVHENLDGINSK, encoded by the coding sequence ATGAATTTACACGCTCTAAAAATATTTTATACGATTGCCTTAACGGGAAGTGTTACCCAGGCGGCAGCCCGACTTAATATAAGCCAGCCTGCGATTACGGCTCAGATCAAGAAATTTGAGAAGGAATTGAATGTAGTCTTGTTCGAGCCCAAAGGTAGGGGGGTAGCCCTTACTTTGATTGGACAAAAACTGATAGAGCCTGTGGGTAGGTTGTTCACCTTGGAGAATCGAATCGAGTCGATGATTGAAGATTATCGAATTCACGGAAGCGGCAAATTGCATGTGGCGGGAACATATCTGGCCACAAGCTTTCTGATTCCCAAATGGGCTGCCAGATTTAAAAGCAATTATGCAGAAACAGAGGTAACGATTACCACTGCCAATTCGCAGGAAGTCCTTGATAAACTGATGAATTATGTGGTGGATATCGCCATTTGCGGAGGAGAGCCTGAATTTTATCCTGAAGAAGTGGAGCGGGAGGAGCTCTATAAAGATGAAGTTTGGTTTGTTGTTGCTCCTGACCACAAGTTTGCCAATCGGCACATTACGTTCAGTCAGATGGTTACGGAGCCTTTTATCATGAGAGAGGAAGGAAGTGCAACTCGGGAGAGGTTGTTCGCCTTATGCAGGACTAACAGGGTTCAGTCCCCAAGAGTAGCGCTTCAATTCAGCGGACTGAACGAGACGATTCATGCCGTAGCTTCTGGTTACGGTGCAAGCTTTATATCTTCTTTAGCTGCCAGTGAGTTTATCCGGCGAGGAGAGCTGGCAAGAGTGTATGTGGATAAGCTGTTTGCTATGAATACGATTTCGTTGTGTACACGTAAAAATGAAAAATATGAGCCTTGTGTTAAAGCGTTTATATCCATTGTGCATGAAAATTTGGATGGTATAAATTCAAAATAG